TCATATTCTAACTTATTTTTAGCATCTTCAACCGTAGCTCCATAGGGATACATCACTTGTGCCCAACCTGTTAATCCTGGTTTTACCATATGTCTTAATCCATAATATGGGATTTGCTTCTCAAGTTCTTTTATAAATACCATTCTCTCTGGTCTTGGTCCTATAAAACTCATATCTCCTTTTATAACATTTAAAAGTTGAGGAAGTTCATCAATTCTTGTTTTTCTCATAAAATTTCCAAACTTTGTTACTCTCGGATCATTTTTTTGAGCCCATTTTGCACCATCTTTTTCTGCATCCTGCCTCATACTTCTAAATTTATAAACTAAAAATTCTTTTTCATTTTCTCCAACTCTTGCTTGTGAATAAATAATAGGTCCTGGACTTTCTAATCTTACTATAATAGCAGCTATAATCATAACTGGAAATGTCATTAAGCCAATAATGATGGACATTCCAATATCAAAAACTCTTTTAACCTTATTTTGAAATTTACTTCTCAAGATTTCAAAACCATATGCATTCAATAACCACTCTTCATTTATATATGAAACCTCTATTTTTTTTTCGATTTCTAACATATAATCTAAATATCCCATTACATGGGTATTTCTTAATTTAATCTTTAAGATTTTTTCAATTTCTTTTTCTTCTAACCTCATTTTACCTAAAAGTAATAACTTAATCCCGTTTTTTTCTACAAACTCTTCTAACTCATCTATATCACCAGAAAAATGAATATGTTTATATCCTTCTAATTTTTCTAAACTTTTTTCTAAATTATACTTCAATTCACCTTCTCCATATATAGAAACTGGTTTAATTCTATATGTAATAATATTTATAACTGTTCTCAAGAATATTATTATTGAAGTGAATAGAGTACAAAATATTATTAACCAAAAATCCCAACTAATTAAAAACCAAATAAAGAAAAAGAAAATATTTAATATAAATATAGTTACATAATTTTTTAAACTATATCTTGGTACATCGAAATTCATTAAATCAAACAAATAAAGTCCCAATAAAATAAAAAATAATACTCCTATTCCAATCAAACTTGTTTCTGATGTTAAATTAAATAATCCCATTAAAATTGAAAATATAGCTCCTAGAGCCCCCATATAAAATAATCTTAGCATTAGTTTTCACTATCTCCTTCATAAAGAACCACTCTTTCTCCGTCCTCTATTATATTCTCATCAGCACCATCTTTATCATAAAATATAATTGCTTTAAAAACCTCATCTTTAGAATCTAACCCGTACTCTGAAAATAAAGCTGATGGATAAACGTCATCTTTATATGACAATACAGTCAATACATTATTATTTCTAACTAAATATTTAGTTTTTTTATTTTTTGTAGTTTTGTCTTCATCTTCTCTTCC
This genomic stretch from Cetobacterium sp. ZOR0034 harbors:
- a CDS encoding exopolysaccharide biosynthesis polyprenyl glycosylphosphotransferase, whose product is MLRLFYMGALGAIFSILMGLFNLTSETSLIGIGVLFFILLGLYLFDLMNFDVPRYSLKNYVTIFILNIFFFFIWFLISWDFWLIIFCTLFTSIIIFLRTVINIITYRIKPVSIYGEGELKYNLEKSLEKLEGYKHIHFSGDIDELEEFVEKNGIKLLLLGKMRLEEKEIEKILKIKLRNTHVMGYLDYMLEIEKKIEVSYINEEWLLNAYGFEILRSKFQNKVKRVFDIGMSIIIGLMTFPVMIIAAIIVRLESPGPIIYSQARVGENEKEFLVYKFRSMRQDAEKDGAKWAQKNDPRVTKFGNFMRKTRIDELPQLLNVIKGDMSFIGPRPERMVFIKELEKQIPYYGLRHMVKPGLTGWAQVMYPYGATVEDAKNKLEYDLYYIKCYSLYLDIIILFKTLKTVVFGKGR